One Globicephala melas chromosome 6, mGloMel1.2, whole genome shotgun sequence genomic window carries:
- the TOMM5 gene encoding mitochondrial import receptor subunit TOM5 homolog yields MFRIEGLAPKLDPEEMKRKMREDVISSIRNFLIYVALLRVTPFILKKLDSI; encoded by the exons ATGTTCCGGATCGAGGGCCTTGCGCCGAAGCTGGACCCGGAGGAGATGAAACGGAAGATGCGCGAGGATGTGATCTCCTCCATACGGAACTTCCTCATCTATGTGGCCCTGCTGCGAGTCA ctccTTTTATCTTAAAGAAATTGGACAGCATATGA